In Nostoc sp. UHCC 0926, a single genomic region encodes these proteins:
- a CDS encoding sensor histidine kinase gives MGCGVFYNFIFSQIPLVEKLELQLQDTLLRLHHPKSPPKEIILVKIQRKDLANQKLSLGRVFYADLVNHLLEAGASVVVLNLRNDWREPPEFEYPIKITEPINRPLKNLVQNHSDQLVLVTRTNSIYNSNKPKFLIYNHLLPFDGEQLQPLICPETVQGFFEYEPEAEVPSALSSTARRAHLVGRFFISEEINQVKTLKSAALLALEKFEQQEQKIPLSSRFAKIPTQVEINFWGTSGTFPSLEVASICQPSKEKKCLVASPSQLSQKVRHKVVFIGFAEGNNIHTMAMLSPFGESMSGVEIQANLMASLMTDSFLQIPPQWVELIIIIFGAVFLSSGVYNYQNWRLLWLILAIFGGYLGVCLILWKYKWILLIILPLLVWTATGISVFIYFILGRQKEVITLQNYQISQLKAAEQEAILSRTRKILHRTASDIHDGALQDLKLVMDKIELESHLDVDSILDKLAALGQEIRDKLHNIRRLAEKMEVTPALRQGLDIGISAKLQDLINSGKLTLTVITELQPLQEPELNSVWIEHREEIYRFLGEALNNVIQHAQPPHGTATQVCISLEQQGVRCTLAIANDGSIGESTTCERKKGGYGTKMMDAIASELPDGAWKMSALPDGQVQVTLSWRLS, from the coding sequence ATCGGTTGCGGTGTATTTTACAATTTCATTTTCTCCCAAATTCCTCTAGTTGAGAAATTGGAGTTACAACTTCAAGATACTTTGCTGAGATTGCATCACCCAAAATCTCCGCCTAAAGAAATTATTTTGGTGAAAATTCAAAGAAAGGATTTAGCAAATCAAAAGCTATCTTTAGGGCGAGTTTTCTATGCAGATTTAGTCAACCATCTTTTAGAAGCAGGTGCATCTGTCGTCGTTTTGAACCTCCGCAATGACTGGCGAGAACCACCAGAGTTTGAGTACCCGATCAAAATTACTGAGCCAATAAATAGACCTCTAAAAAATCTGGTGCAAAATCATAGTGACCAACTTGTTTTAGTGACGCGCACCAATTCAATTTATAATTCTAATAAACCAAAGTTTTTAATCTACAATCATCTTCTCCCTTTTGATGGTGAGCAACTTCAACCTTTAATTTGCCCTGAGACTGTTCAGGGTTTTTTTGAATACGAACCAGAAGCAGAAGTTCCTAGCGCTTTGAGTAGCACTGCTCGCCGCGCTCACTTAGTTGGTCGATTCTTTATCTCGGAAGAAATCAATCAAGTTAAAACTTTGAAATCAGCTGCACTTCTAGCTTTAGAAAAGTTTGAACAGCAAGAGCAAAAAATTCCTCTATCCTCACGATTTGCTAAAATTCCAACTCAGGTAGAGATTAATTTTTGGGGTACGTCGGGAACTTTTCCTTCTCTGGAAGTGGCATCTATCTGTCAGCCTAGTAAAGAAAAAAAATGTTTGGTTGCGTCTCCTAGCCAACTTTCTCAAAAAGTACGCCATAAGGTTGTTTTCATTGGTTTTGCAGAAGGTAACAACATACACACAATGGCGATGCTATCACCTTTTGGGGAAAGCATGTCCGGCGTAGAAATTCAGGCCAACCTCATGGCCAGTTTGATGACAGATTCATTTTTACAAATTCCGCCGCAATGGGTGGAGTTAATAATTATTATTTTCGGGGCAGTTTTTCTCAGTAGTGGTGTTTATAATTATCAAAATTGGCGTTTATTATGGCTAATTTTGGCAATATTTGGCGGTTACTTGGGAGTATGTTTAATTCTCTGGAAATATAAATGGATATTATTAATTATTTTGCCTTTGTTAGTCTGGACAGCAACAGGGATATCTGTTTTTATCTATTTCATTTTGGGACGACAAAAAGAGGTTATTACTCTGCAAAACTATCAAATTAGTCAATTAAAGGCAGCTGAACAAGAAGCTATTCTTTCGCGCACACGCAAAATCCTCCATCGCACTGCTTCTGATATCCATGATGGGGCCTTGCAAGATTTGAAGCTGGTGATGGACAAAATTGAATTGGAATCTCATTTGGATGTCGATTCAATTTTAGACAAGTTGGCAGCTTTAGGGCAAGAAATTAGGGATAAATTGCATAACATTCGTCGTTTAGCTGAGAAAATGGAGGTGACTCCAGCATTACGACAAGGGTTAGATATAGGAATTAGCGCCAAGCTGCAAGATTTAATCAATTCTGGAAAGTTAACTTTAACAGTGATTACAGAACTTCAGCCTCTCCAAGAACCAGAATTAAACAGTGTTTGGATTGAACACCGAGAGGAAATTTACCGCTTTTTGGGCGAAGCACTGAATAATGTGATCCAACACGCCCAACCACCTCACGGTACTGCTACCCAAGTGTGTATTAGTTTAGAGCAACAGGGAGTCAGATGTACTCTGGCGATCGCAAATGATGGATCGATTGGAGAATCTACTACCTGTGAACGCAAAAAAGGTGGCTATGGCACTAAAATGATGGATGCGATCGCCTCTGAACTTCCAGATGGTGCATGGAAAATGTCAGCTTTGCCTGATGGACAAGTGCAAGTTACACTCAGCTGGCGTTTATCCTAA
- a CDS encoding REP-associated tyrosine transposase: MSRRQITLQIGNFYHVYNRGNNRQMIFFDRENYIYFLRLIKEYLIANAVDIVAYCLMPNHYHFLVYLRDETLSDAMKSLSLSYTKAINKRFNRSGVLFQGRFQSIEILQTDYLVNLSRYIHLNPVKAGLVQQPGEWEFSSYLEYAGLRAGTLPKTEYIKTQIGQESAYQEFLADHNLPDSTGFKRLLLDD; the protein is encoded by the coding sequence ATGTCACGACGACAAATTACCTTGCAAATTGGCAACTTTTATCATGTCTACAATCGGGGTAACAATCGCCAAATGATTTTCTTTGATCGTGAAAATTATATTTATTTTCTCCGCTTGATAAAAGAATATCTGATTGCCAATGCAGTAGATATTGTCGCTTACTGTTTAATGCCCAATCATTATCATTTTTTGGTTTATTTGAGAGATGAAACCCTGTCTGATGCCATGAAATCTCTCTCCCTTTCCTACACAAAGGCAATTAATAAGCGTTTTAATCGCTCTGGCGTATTATTTCAGGGAAGGTTTCAAAGTATTGAAATTTTACAAACTGATTATCTTGTCAATCTCTCACGCTACATTCATCTAAATCCAGTGAAAGCAGGACTGGTACAGCAACCCGGAGAATGGGAGTTTTCCAGTTATTTGGAATATGCAGGATTACGAGCAGGAACACTACCCAAAACAGAGTATATTAAGACGCAGATTGGGCAAGAGTCAGCTTATCAGGAATTTTTGGCGGATCATAACCTACCTGATAGCACTGGCTTCAAAAGACTGTTGCTAGATGATTAG
- a CDS encoding IS5 family transposase, producing the protein MSKSYPSDLTSEQWELLSTLIPLENPACRPRCVDLRAVINAIFYILCTGCAWRMMPHDFPNWQTVYYYFRKWRLDGTWEKMNHKLQQWVRVVEDREPNPSAAIIDSQSIEIGTMVSKAVGFDSGKRVKGRKRHFLVDYEF; encoded by the coding sequence ATGTCTAAATCATACCCAAGTGACCTCACTTCGGAACAATGGGAATTACTCTCGACCCTCATCCCTTTAGAAAATCCAGCGTGCCGTCCTCGTTGTGTTGACCTACGTGCAGTGATTAATGCCATCTTTTACATCCTTTGCACGGGTTGTGCGTGGCGAATGATGCCTCACGACTTTCCCAACTGGCAGACGGTGTATTATTACTTCCGCAAATGGCGCTTGGATGGCACATGGGAGAAGATGAACCATAAACTTCAGCAGTGGGTACGTGTTGTCGAAGACCGTGAACCCAACCCAAGTGCAGCAATAATTGATAGCCAATCGATAGAGATTGGAACGATGGTGTCAAAAGCGGTTGGTTTTGATTCAGGCAAGCGGGTCAAGGGACGTAAACGGCATTTTCTCGTTGACTACGAATTTTAG
- a CDS encoding response regulator transcription factor, with amino-acid sequence MKAKPLLFLVVEDHPEVAQNNCDFLRKFDSSAVCVIANTPQEALQRLQIETPDLIVLDLQFVTPSGSQSAKSAFQLLELIFDAYSSLNILIYSSEPSWLIKLVTSINHHYGGFVVVNKMERRKAFLEGVESALNGELKLPRELRQELNLNEKELEVLRLLCHESLTDQAIAHRLHISLRAVQNHIQHLKVKLGIDEVEQIDINSRIALCMKAIQKKLLLF; translated from the coding sequence ATGAAAGCCAAGCCACTGCTGTTTCTCGTTGTAGAAGATCACCCAGAGGTAGCCCAAAATAACTGTGATTTTCTGAGAAAATTCGACTCCTCTGCTGTTTGTGTCATTGCCAACACTCCCCAAGAAGCACTACAACGTCTACAAATAGAGACACCAGATTTAATTGTCCTAGATTTACAATTTGTTACACCTTCTGGCTCTCAGTCAGCTAAATCTGCTTTCCAACTATTAGAGTTAATTTTTGATGCTTATTCCTCTCTAAATATCCTCATCTATAGCAGTGAACCCAGTTGGCTGATAAAACTTGTCACATCTATTAATCATCACTACGGTGGATTTGTAGTAGTGAATAAAATGGAACGGCGCAAAGCTTTTTTAGAGGGGGTTGAAAGTGCGCTGAATGGAGAATTGAAACTGCCTAGAGAGTTACGTCAAGAATTAAACTTGAATGAGAAAGAGTTGGAAGTTCTCAGGCTTTTGTGTCATGAATCCTTAACAGACCAAGCGATCGCTCATCGTCTTCACATATCGCTCAGGGCTGTTCAAAATCATATCCAACACCTGAAAGTAAAATTGGGTATTGATGAAGTTGAGCAAATAGATATCAATTCCCGCATCGCCCTTTGTATGAAAGCAATTCAGAAAAAATTATTATTATTTTGA